In Symmachiella dynata, the following are encoded in one genomic region:
- the pyk gene encoding pyruvate kinase codes for MKTKIIATVGPASEDLSVIRRLAIEGVDLFRLNFAHGDLDWLETIVERIRQIEVELQRPIGILGDLCGPKIRLNELPGDLIHCNEGEVFEFARETDVDHPHRLTCTYEKLVDDLRVGDPILMADGTVSMVVTECYPEEGRVECIVELPGVIRSKQGINLPGAILSTPSLTAKDHSDLAWAVSHEIDFVGLSFVRSAEDILLLRREINAFGDKSPPQIVAKIEKMEAVDDLDRILEATDAVMVARGDLGVEVDIAQVPVLQKRIINLCNQYRIPVITATQMLDSMERSNRPTRAEATDVANAVLDGSDALMLSGETAIGQYPIDAVTTMSRIAHEAERLVRTDANADRLSGPRTRALAMTEAVAAGAGAAAEHLNADWIVVATHSGKTAMAVSKQRRQVAILGLSDRVETARCMCLYWGVTPMHTDVVHKQPQKIMKVVADWGRRNSVIASGDEIVLIASTNWSTRGHDLMLVHVVP; via the coding sequence GTGAAGACCAAGATTATCGCCACTGTCGGTCCGGCGAGCGAAGACCTGTCGGTGATACGCCGGTTGGCAATTGAGGGGGTCGACTTATTTCGCTTAAATTTCGCGCACGGCGACCTTGACTGGCTGGAGACGATCGTCGAACGCATTCGTCAAATCGAAGTCGAGTTGCAGCGGCCGATCGGGATTCTGGGAGACCTGTGCGGCCCCAAAATCCGTCTCAACGAGTTGCCGGGCGACTTGATCCATTGCAACGAAGGCGAAGTCTTTGAATTTGCCCGTGAAACGGACGTGGATCATCCGCATCGGTTGACCTGTACCTACGAGAAATTGGTCGACGATCTCCGCGTGGGGGATCCGATTCTGATGGCCGATGGAACCGTCTCGATGGTCGTGACCGAATGTTATCCTGAAGAAGGACGAGTGGAATGCATCGTCGAATTGCCCGGCGTCATCCGCAGCAAACAGGGCATCAATCTTCCCGGCGCAATATTGAGCACCCCGAGTTTAACGGCCAAAGACCACAGCGACTTAGCCTGGGCCGTCTCGCATGAGATTGACTTTGTCGGCTTAAGCTTCGTCCGCAGTGCCGAGGACATTTTGTTGTTGCGACGCGAAATCAACGCCTTTGGAGACAAATCACCGCCGCAAATCGTTGCTAAAATCGAAAAAATGGAAGCGGTTGACGATCTGGATCGAATCCTGGAAGCGACCGATGCCGTAATGGTGGCCCGCGGAGATTTGGGGGTCGAAGTTGACATTGCGCAGGTCCCGGTCCTTCAAAAACGAATTATCAACCTCTGCAACCAATACCGCATTCCGGTGATTACCGCCACGCAGATGCTGGATAGCATGGAACGCAGCAACCGCCCCACGCGTGCTGAAGCGACCGATGTGGCCAATGCCGTTTTGGACGGCAGCGATGCGCTGATGCTCTCCGGTGAAACCGCCATCGGTCAATATCCAATTGATGCGGTCACGACAATGAGCCGCATTGCCCACGAAGCAGAACGTCTGGTCCGCACCGATGCGAATGCGGATCGACTGAGCGGACCACGAACCCGGGCGCTGGCCATGACCGAAGCGGTCGCCGCTGGAGCCGGCGCGGCGGCTGAACATCTCAACGCAGACTGGATTGTCGTCGCCACACACAGTGGAAAAACCGCAATGGCTGTTTCCAAGCAACGCCGGCAAGTCGCCATTCTGGGACTCAGCGACCGGGTCGAGACCGCGCGGTGCATGTGCTTGTATTGGGGGGTCACGCCGATGCACACCGACGTGGTCCATAAGCAACCGCAAAAGATCATGAAAGTTGTCGCGGATTGGGGCCGCCGCAATTCGGTGATTGCATCGGGCGATGAAATCGTGCTGATCGCCAGCACCAACTGGTCGACGCGCGGGCACGACTTGATGTTGGTGCATGTCGTGCCTTGA
- a CDS encoding cofactor-independent phosphoglycerate mutase encodes MKYALIIPDGCADEAQPSLSGQTPLQAATTPNMDAIAATGIVGQSDNVPPSLPSGSDVATMNLFGYDALKYHTGRAPLEAAAQGIVLGPHDWAVRCNLVTIQDGNMVSFTAEQIPNALGAHLIGLMQNACGDEHWEFHTGVSYRNLLIYRGQGNAPPFDATTTTYPPHDLTDGPVAGHLPSGTGAETLQQFMQKSEQLFAEDEQNRARAAAGQLPASSIWLWGQGSRPQLEPFQERYGKSAAVITAVDLLRGIGRLLDWRIVDVPGATGYLDTDYAAKGRAAIETLEEVDFVVVHVEASDEASHEGDVAAKIEALEQIDRHIVGPVHEYLKSTGDYRILVSPDHPTFLRTKTHAHGFVPFTIAGTNVAQGDAATYDEVTAAASGRQYAAGWKLMADFLEGTF; translated from the coding sequence ATGAAATACGCCCTGATCATTCCCGATGGCTGCGCCGATGAAGCGCAACCCTCCCTTTCTGGCCAGACTCCATTACAAGCCGCGACAACGCCCAACATGGACGCCATTGCCGCGACCGGTATCGTGGGACAAAGCGACAACGTCCCTCCCTCGCTCCCCTCCGGCAGTGATGTCGCCACGATGAATCTGTTTGGTTATGACGCACTCAAATACCACACCGGCCGCGCGCCGCTCGAGGCGGCTGCTCAGGGAATTGTTTTGGGACCGCACGACTGGGCGGTTCGCTGCAATTTGGTGACGATTCAAGATGGGAATATGGTCAGCTTCACAGCCGAACAAATCCCTAATGCACTCGGCGCGCATTTAATCGGCTTGATGCAAAACGCGTGCGGTGATGAGCACTGGGAATTTCATACAGGTGTCAGCTATCGCAATCTGTTGATTTATCGCGGCCAGGGAAATGCTCCACCCTTCGACGCCACCACGACCACCTACCCGCCGCATGACCTGACCGACGGTCCCGTGGCTGGACATCTGCCGTCGGGTACCGGTGCGGAGACGCTTCAACAGTTCATGCAAAAAAGCGAACAGCTCTTTGCGGAAGACGAACAAAACCGCGCCCGCGCAGCCGCTGGGCAATTGCCGGCCAGCTCCATCTGGCTATGGGGCCAAGGCAGCCGTCCGCAGCTGGAACCGTTTCAAGAGCGTTACGGAAAATCGGCCGCGGTGATCACAGCCGTCGACTTGTTGCGGGGCATTGGCCGACTGTTGGATTGGCGAATTGTCGATGTCCCGGGCGCCACCGGTTATCTCGATACGGACTACGCCGCCAAGGGCCGCGCCGCCATCGAGACGCTCGAAGAGGTCGATTTCGTGGTTGTCCACGTCGAAGCGAGTGACGAAGCCTCGCACGAAGGGGACGTCGCTGCCAAAATCGAAGCCTTGGAACAAATCGACCGGCATATCGTGGGACCAGTACACGAGTATTTGAAATCGACCGGCGACTACCGCATTTTGGTTTCGCCCGATCACCCCACGTTCCTCCGCACCAAGACACACGCCCACGGCTTTGTCCCCTTTACCATCGCGGGGACAAACGTCGCTCAAGGCGATGCGGCGACCTATGACGAAGTGACTGCTGCCGCCTCGGGCAGGCAATATGCCGCCGGGTGGAAGCTGATGGCGGACTTCTTAGAGGGAACGTTTTGA